A genomic stretch from Acidimicrobiales bacterium includes:
- a CDS encoding GNAT family N-acetyltransferase → MPADRPPVEVAGPRRVLRRYSLSDALGLHEAIIDSLDHLRPWMPWVAPEPLELADREHLIADWLDRWDAGEEFHFGVFEANALIGGCGLHRRVGPDGLEIGYWTRSGGTGRGVATEAAGCLVQAAFSMPQVEFVEVHHDRANVASGRVPQHLGFTFIEERDDAPSAPAEVGAECVWRLNRRNWTGLAPWASEQ, encoded by the coding sequence ATGCCCGCCGATCGTCCTCCCGTCGAGGTTGCTGGACCGCGGCGGGTTCTGCGTCGGTACTCCCTGAGCGATGCGCTCGGCTTGCACGAGGCGATCATCGACAGCCTCGATCACCTTCGACCGTGGATGCCGTGGGTAGCGCCCGAGCCGCTCGAGCTGGCGGACCGCGAGCACCTCATCGCGGACTGGCTCGACCGCTGGGATGCTGGTGAGGAGTTCCACTTCGGGGTGTTCGAGGCAAACGCACTCATTGGCGGATGCGGCCTCCACCGACGCGTCGGTCCGGACGGACTCGAGATCGGCTACTGGACCCGGTCTGGCGGAACCGGTCGAGGGGTCGCCACCGAGGCGGCCGGCTGCCTCGTCCAAGCGGCGTTCTCGATGCCCCAGGTCGAGTTCGTCGAGGTTCATCACGATCGAGCGAACGTGGCGAGTGGGCGGGTCCCACAGCACCTTGGCTTCACGTTCATCGAGGAGAGAGACGACGCGCCATCAGCTCCGGCCGAAGTTGGGGCCGAGTGCGTCTGGCGTCTGAACCGACGGAACTGGACTGGGCTCGCTCCCTGGGCCTCAGAGCAGTGA
- a CDS encoding tyrosine-type recombinase/integrase, with product MQPTSHHSTLLTAIGWDAPDEADVAVAAFLARYSGRTREAYRHDLRSFFQWASDVGLDVLGATRPHIELFRVHLEDRGLAPSTVDRRLSTVCGFYRFAHIDGRIASNPAQYVRRPTVHPTESPGMDRAALGTFLFTAERIDHDHAALAVLLGLNGLRVSEACGTNIEDLGFERGHRTLKILGKGAKPALIPLVPRTGRTVDLAIGERTEGPILRRADGQRLDRRTAHRWVNSIGRKGGLGHVHPHMLRAAFIMAGLDAGVPLRDMQIAARHADPRTTTIYDHRRQNLDRHAAYIVAAFVTGG from the coding sequence ATGCAACCCACCAGCCACCACTCGACGCTGCTCACCGCCATCGGTTGGGACGCCCCCGATGAAGCCGATGTCGCTGTCGCCGCGTTCCTAGCCCGCTACAGCGGCCGCACCCGTGAGGCCTACCGTCACGACCTTCGCTCGTTCTTCCAGTGGGCCAGCGACGTCGGACTCGACGTGCTGGGAGCCACCCGGCCCCACATCGAGCTGTTCCGGGTCCACCTCGAAGACCGAGGCCTCGCCCCGTCCACCGTTGACCGTCGTCTCTCGACCGTGTGCGGCTTCTACCGGTTCGCGCACATCGACGGGCGCATCGCGTCGAACCCCGCCCAGTACGTGCGCCGCCCGACCGTGCACCCCACCGAGTCCCCGGGGATGGACCGAGCCGCGCTCGGCACGTTCTTGTTCACCGCTGAACGCATCGACCACGACCACGCCGCGCTCGCCGTGCTGCTCGGCCTCAACGGTCTGCGGGTCAGCGAAGCCTGCGGCACCAACATCGAAGACCTCGGCTTCGAACGCGGACACCGGACGCTCAAGATCCTCGGCAAGGGCGCCAAACCCGCGCTCATCCCGCTCGTGCCCCGCACGGGTAGGACAGTCGACCTCGCCATCGGCGAACGAACCGAGGGCCCGATCCTTCGCCGGGCCGACGGTCAGCGACTCGACCGGCGGACCGCGCACCGCTGGGTCAACTCCATCGGCCGCAAGGGTGGGCTCGGACACGTCCACCCCCACATGCTCCGAGCAGCGTTCATCATGGCCGGCCTCGACGCCGGAGTCCCGCTGCGCGACATGCAGATCGCCGCCCGCCACGCCGACCCACGCACCACCACGATCTACGACCACCGCCGACAGAACCTCGACCGCCACGCCGCCTACATCGTCGCCGCCTTCGTCACCGGCGGATAG
- a CDS encoding DUF4265 domain-containing protein has product MAEERFSTHDDPVWRDRSNFIINAELPEAGRFEQLWARKRSDDTFEICCIPFFLYDLALGDVVRTTAKGDHKYILSEVVSPSQRYVFRVWFGASDIPTSVVVDRLESLGALMEWSSANLLAVDARGQQHAQEIADYLAGEESRGELVFETGRTG; this is encoded by the coding sequence ATGGCGGAGGAGCGGTTCAGCACGCACGATGATCCGGTCTGGCGTGACCGCTCGAACTTCATCATCAACGCAGAGCTTCCCGAGGCCGGCCGATTCGAGCAGCTCTGGGCCCGGAAGCGGTCTGACGACACCTTCGAGATCTGCTGCATCCCCTTCTTCCTCTACGACCTTGCACTCGGAGACGTCGTGCGGACGACGGCCAAAGGGGATCACAAGTACATCCTCAGCGAGGTCGTGTCGCCTAGCCAGCGGTACGTCTTCCGGGTCTGGTTCGGTGCAAGCGACATTCCGACCTCGGTAGTTGTGGACCGCCTCGAGTCGCTGGGCGCCCTCATGGAGTGGTCCTCCGCCAACCTCCTCGCAGTGGACGCCCGCGGCCAGCAGCACGCCCAGGAGATCGCCGACTATCTGGCAGGTGAAGAGTCTCGGGGCGAACTCGTCTTCGAGACAGGTCGAACCGGCTGA
- a CDS encoding LURP-one-related family protein, with product MDPAPDGWQRLIMKSKFGAGRDFEVLDDDGERRYFVDGKMGPTPKADVLGPDGSVTFTVLGRLLGVPKQMTISDASGAQVASMKAKMFSPIKSKVNMELADGGHWHVEGSLIEKDYSVSSDGAPIIAISQKWVTIRDAYTLDVIDGIDPGLALAVVWAIDRWVERD from the coding sequence GTGGACCCGGCCCCCGACGGATGGCAACGCCTCATCATGAAGAGCAAGTTCGGCGCGGGCCGTGACTTCGAGGTGCTGGACGACGACGGCGAACGCCGCTACTTCGTCGACGGCAAGATGGGGCCGACCCCCAAGGCCGACGTCCTCGGTCCCGACGGATCCGTCACCTTCACCGTGCTCGGACGCCTCCTGGGCGTGCCCAAGCAGATGACCATCTCGGACGCCTCGGGCGCACAGGTCGCATCCATGAAGGCGAAGATGTTCTCGCCCATCAAGTCCAAGGTGAACATGGAGCTGGCCGACGGCGGGCACTGGCACGTCGAGGGATCCCTGATCGAGAAGGACTACTCGGTCAGTTCCGACGGCGCGCCCATCATCGCGATCAGCCAGAAGTGGGTGACCATCAGGGACGCCTACACCCTGGACGTGATCGACGGCATCGACCCCGGCCTCGCGCTGGCCGTCGTCTGGGCGATCGACCGCTGGGTCGAACGGGACTGA
- a CDS encoding CPBP family intramembrane metalloprotease, with the protein MRIKPSPLVAIGVILGYLVVVFAVWAATGLDYDNVADTVENVQKGVVLAVGLGSVYLAVMTTVLGWWKPAIHEPRKVGGGWMWIVPAMLVVGAALNFAATKWGEIDGVGTYVLWLAIGTLFVGFSEELLTRGLAIVGGRGSMHEKWVWAFSGAIFALIHVPNIFFGQDVGPTLQQVVFAFAVGLTYYVTRRIAGTLIVTMVLHALWDFSTFIQAHSVDKLDNPTASLGSFAMYLAVIIGIFALVKILKTGDVVEPGGDQLAAFDGAPADRSA; encoded by the coding sequence ATGCGCATCAAACCCTCTCCGCTCGTCGCCATCGGCGTGATCCTCGGCTACCTCGTGGTGGTGTTCGCCGTGTGGGCCGCAACCGGGTTGGACTACGACAACGTCGCTGACACGGTCGAGAACGTCCAGAAGGGCGTGGTCCTGGCGGTCGGCCTCGGCTCCGTGTACCTGGCGGTCATGACGACCGTGCTCGGATGGTGGAAGCCCGCCATCCACGAGCCGCGCAAGGTCGGCGGCGGCTGGATGTGGATCGTCCCGGCGATGCTGGTGGTCGGCGCCGCGCTGAACTTCGCCGCCACGAAGTGGGGCGAGATCGACGGTGTCGGCACCTACGTGCTCTGGCTGGCCATCGGGACGCTGTTCGTCGGGTTCTCCGAAGAGCTCCTCACCCGTGGCCTCGCCATCGTCGGTGGACGCGGCTCCATGCACGAGAAGTGGGTGTGGGCGTTCTCCGGCGCCATCTTCGCGCTCATCCACGTCCCGAACATCTTTTTCGGCCAGGACGTCGGCCCGACGCTCCAGCAGGTCGTGTTCGCGTTCGCCGTCGGCCTGACCTACTACGTGACCCGCCGGATCGCCGGCACTCTGATCGTCACCATGGTCCTGCACGCCCTATGGGACTTCTCGACGTTCATCCAGGCGCACTCCGTCGACAAGCTCGACAACCCGACAGCGTCGCTCGGCAGCTTCGCGATGTACCTCGCTGTCATCATCGGCATCTTCGCCCTCGTGAAGATCCTCAAGACCGGTGACGTCGTCGAACCGGGTGGCGATCAGCTCGCAGCGTTCGATGGGGCCCCCGCCGATCGATCGGCCTGA
- a CDS encoding PrsW family intramembrane metalloprotease has translation MTVPQQATADRTAALEASGFGRKFRLVQTHNMAFWVYLLLVVVGLMAMFQQLQSSFVAFQGSLVFSVLLFAGYTVPFWLFLRHIDRFDSVPEKLAGAAFLYGGVVATFAMATYANNAVISLWGKANGQQFAADWAAALTAPITEELAKASGMVLLVLLAPRLIRTAFDGLIVGAFLGLGFQVFEDIIYGVNSAFGDFGVDAVASTYTTSVMRVVVGLTSHWTYSAIFCAGLIYLIGRPDEPRRIGRGLFLMLSAMALHGLWDATGGLAGISPILFPVVYVVVPVSLIALFVWIYKTSVVTERRWMRKLMEPEVAQGVLTQSDVDALAGSRKERKAYVKAHKGHKSHVHAKHVLHAAGDLAKQIARDGGADTERVQYARSEVLRVRNA, from the coding sequence ATGACCGTCCCCCAGCAGGCCACCGCCGACCGGACCGCTGCGCTCGAGGCGTCCGGGTTCGGCCGGAAGTTCCGACTCGTCCAGACCCACAACATGGCGTTCTGGGTGTACCTGCTCCTGGTCGTGGTCGGCCTGATGGCCATGTTCCAACAGCTCCAGAGCTCGTTCGTCGCCTTCCAGGGCTCGCTCGTGTTCAGCGTGCTGCTGTTCGCTGGGTACACCGTGCCGTTCTGGCTCTTCCTGCGCCACATCGACCGGTTCGACAGCGTCCCGGAGAAGCTCGCCGGCGCAGCGTTCCTGTATGGCGGCGTCGTAGCGACGTTCGCGATGGCGACCTATGCCAACAACGCCGTTATCTCGCTGTGGGGCAAGGCGAACGGCCAGCAGTTCGCCGCGGACTGGGCCGCTGCGCTCACCGCCCCCATCACCGAGGAACTGGCGAAGGCCTCGGGCATGGTGCTGTTGGTGCTGCTCGCCCCACGGCTGATCCGCACCGCGTTCGACGGCCTGATCGTCGGCGCGTTCCTCGGCCTCGGCTTCCAGGTGTTCGAGGACATCATCTACGGCGTCAACTCCGCGTTCGGCGACTTCGGCGTCGACGCCGTCGCCTCCACTTACACCACCAGCGTCATGCGGGTCGTGGTCGGGCTCACCTCGCACTGGACCTACAGCGCCATCTTCTGCGCGGGGCTGATCTACCTGATCGGGCGACCCGACGAACCACGACGCATCGGACGGGGCCTGTTCCTCATGCTGTCCGCGATGGCGCTGCACGGACTGTGGGACGCCACCGGTGGCCTGGCGGGCATCAGCCCGATCCTCTTCCCGGTGGTCTACGTCGTCGTGCCAGTGTCGCTCATCGCGCTGTTCGTCTGGATCTACAAGACCTCGGTGGTCACCGAGCGCCGGTGGATGCGCAAGCTCATGGAGCCCGAGGTGGCGCAGGGAGTGCTCACGCAGTCCGACGTCGACGCACTCGCCGGCAGCCGCAAGGAGCGCAAGGCGTACGTGAAGGCCCACAAGGGACACAAGAGCCACGTGCACGCGAAGCACGTGCTGCACGCCGCAGGCGACCTGGCGAAGCAGATCGCCCGCGACGGCGGCGCCGACACCGAGCGGGTGCAGTACGCCCGGTCCGAAGTGCTCCGGGTCCGCAACGCCTGA
- a CDS encoding MarR family transcriptional regulator, with amino-acid sequence MNDVDTLLNRLCHLMVAFERSIGEAPDGSGGVLSLDMPELAVLVSLDLFGEMRPTTIAELLGGTTSMATKVLGRMERAGFLERHLGSSPEDRRAVSVEISDRGRRAIDTCDEVLAELSIDLMAAIASIEFRATSAEQRAQWDGEVPGERPPSTGAGLAEFLRFVVEIDKPILSTVGALGPLHPADPRGLLILSELDLRGPLRIGAVPGLIDRSRNSAHRFCVNLQDAGFVTRVPGAVPGDLRGVVLEITDVGRALLRGVVAAITAHLGELRPSMISLSLALSGQRQGLGAPIA; translated from the coding sequence ATGAACGATGTCGACACCCTCCTGAACCGTCTGTGTCACCTGATGGTGGCCTTCGAGCGCTCGATCGGAGAGGCGCCGGATGGCTCCGGCGGGGTGCTGAGCCTGGACATGCCCGAGCTTGCGGTCCTGGTGTCGCTGGACCTCTTCGGCGAGATGCGACCGACGACCATCGCGGAGTTGCTGGGCGGCACCACCTCGATGGCCACGAAGGTGCTGGGCCGCATGGAACGCGCGGGGTTCCTGGAGCGGCATCTGGGGAGCAGCCCGGAGGACCGACGTGCGGTCTCCGTGGAGATCTCCGACCGCGGCCGCCGGGCGATCGACACCTGTGACGAGGTCCTCGCCGAGCTGAGCATCGATCTGATGGCCGCGATCGCATCCATCGAGTTCAGGGCGACGTCGGCTGAACAACGGGCACAGTGGGACGGGGAGGTGCCGGGCGAGCGGCCGCCGAGCACGGGCGCGGGTCTCGCCGAGTTCCTCCGCTTCGTGGTCGAGATCGACAAGCCGATCCTGTCCACCGTCGGTGCGCTGGGCCCGCTGCATCCTGCCGACCCGCGAGGACTGTTGATCCTGTCCGAGCTCGATCTACGAGGTCCGCTGCGGATCGGCGCGGTTCCCGGCCTGATCGACCGATCCCGCAACTCCGCACACCGGTTCTGCGTGAACCTGCAGGACGCCGGATTCGTCACCCGGGTCCCTGGCGCGGTCCCCGGTGACCTGCGTGGAGTCGTCCTCGAGATCACCGACGTCGGTCGAGCACTCCTGCGTGGGGTCGTCGCCGCGATCACGGCGCACCTCGGCGAGCTGCGTCCCTCGATGATCTCGCTGTCGCTCGCGCTCTCGGGGCAACGTCAGGGACTCGGAGCACCAATCGCCTGA
- a CDS encoding site-specific integrase: protein MSRRRGRGEGSFYFDNTKELWVGVVDLPPDGTGRRRRKYVRAKRKQDVVAKVTAIKTDLAKGQPLRDERRTTTDYLRWWYREVLPGSVKDSTAQDYVWVLEKYVIPAIGGHRLVKLTPDHVHAMLRDMEQRGLSPRTRRLTRTILRRALTTAERFGHVTRNVASLTEPPKVGSTKLDDSLTLEQAKAVLDTVQDDRFAALAEIVLALGLRKGEVLALRWQDVDFEHSTITVSGTMKSRKGGGWYVDLPKTKKSERVLPLVDRVRRALTERAHIQVAERERAGADWQEHGFVFTTRNGTPINEWNAYRWWRRLTEKAGIGPRRFHASRHTTATLLHEQGVPLEVISALLGHSSLAITADIYTDIGLKAKREAAERIGAALE, encoded by the coding sequence ATGAGCCGCCGCCGAGGCCGTGGGGAGGGCAGCTTCTACTTCGACAACACGAAGGAACTTTGGGTCGGAGTCGTCGACCTTCCACCCGATGGAACCGGACGACGGCGCCGCAAGTACGTGCGTGCGAAGCGGAAGCAGGACGTCGTCGCCAAAGTCACTGCGATCAAGACCGATCTGGCGAAGGGCCAGCCGCTCCGGGACGAGCGTCGCACCACCACTGACTACCTGCGGTGGTGGTACCGCGAGGTCTTGCCAGGCTCAGTCAAAGACAGCACCGCCCAGGACTATGTGTGGGTGCTCGAGAAGTACGTCATCCCTGCGATCGGAGGGCACCGGCTGGTCAAGCTAACTCCGGACCATGTCCACGCCATGCTGCGAGACATGGAGCAGCGGGGGCTCTCGCCGCGTACGCGCCGCCTGACCCGCACGATTCTCCGTCGCGCGCTCACCACGGCCGAGCGATTCGGTCACGTGACCCGGAACGTGGCATCGCTCACCGAGCCGCCCAAGGTCGGATCAACGAAACTCGATGACTCGCTCACCCTCGAGCAGGCCAAGGCCGTGCTCGACACGGTTCAAGATGACCGGTTCGCCGCGTTAGCCGAGATCGTTCTCGCACTCGGGCTCCGAAAGGGCGAGGTCCTAGCGCTGCGCTGGCAGGACGTGGACTTCGAGCACAGCACCATCACGGTCAGCGGGACGATGAAGAGCCGCAAGGGCGGCGGCTGGTACGTCGACCTCCCGAAGACCAAGAAATCCGAGCGAGTCCTGCCCTTGGTCGATCGCGTCCGACGCGCGCTCACAGAGCGCGCGCACATCCAAGTCGCCGAGCGCGAGCGAGCAGGGGCGGATTGGCAGGAGCACGGCTTCGTCTTCACGACGCGAAACGGAACTCCCATCAACGAATGGAACGCCTATCGGTGGTGGCGCCGCCTGACCGAGAAGGCCGGCATCGGCCCACGCCGTTTCCACGCCTCGCGCCACACCACCGCGACACTCCTCCACGAGCAAGGTGTTCCGCTCGAGGTGATCTCCGCACTCCTCGGGCACTCGAGCCTTGCCATCACTGCCGACATCTACACCGACATCGGACTCAAGGCGAAGCGGGAGGCCGCGGAACGGATCGGTGCAGCGCTCGAGTGA
- a CDS encoding helix-turn-helix domain-containing protein, with the protein MHKLLLTPEEAAKALSISRSKLYELIARGEIESVRIGTSRRISTRALDEFVEKCRERPDAA; encoded by the coding sequence ATGCACAAGCTGCTGCTCACTCCGGAGGAAGCAGCGAAAGCGCTGTCGATCAGTCGCTCAAAGCTCTATGAGCTCATCGCCCGCGGGGAGATCGAGTCGGTGCGGATCGGCACAAGCCGACGAATCTCGACACGCGCGCTCGACGAGTTCGTCGAGAAGTGCCGGGAACGACCAGACGCAGCATGA
- a CDS encoding toprim domain-containing protein, whose translation MHARTRTRWTITDVLDRTDLAGLLDDYSPAEGQGHRRRWHCPVPDHHDHHASVTMATDAHGHERWRCWSGDDTHRGDAIDLVMITQRTDRAAAIEHLAQRAGICLDEPLPAPRPRPVPTRPVGPVPLHESVHRYVAACENVLWSRSGQPVRAWLHERGLNDETLRANRVGADPGRRLMQRPGGLPVGRSPAATFPALTPTGAVAYVQTRYLEPAGGPKYENPASRLGTNPRLAWTTPAQSSGSKRLLVCEGIPDALTAAQQDLRSVAVLGAQAPDARVADTLVEHCAGQGLQLVAVIDNDDAGRAWGARLQDLLAERDTTLAVVEPPNGLDLNAWALAEPAWWSSLDAPSAAVGLPSDPLGVAPIDLGLQ comes from the coding sequence ATGCACGCACGCACCCGGACACGCTGGACCATCACCGACGTCCTCGACCGCACCGACCTCGCGGGCTTGCTCGACGACTACAGCCCAGCGGAAGGGCAAGGCCACCGACGGCGCTGGCACTGCCCGGTCCCCGACCACCATGACCACCACGCGTCAGTCACCATGGCGACCGACGCCCATGGCCATGAGCGCTGGCGGTGCTGGTCTGGGGACGACACCCACCGCGGTGACGCCATCGATCTCGTCATGATCACTCAGCGCACCGACCGCGCCGCAGCGATCGAGCACCTCGCCCAACGGGCCGGCATATGCCTCGATGAGCCCCTTCCCGCGCCCCGACCGCGCCCCGTGCCTACCCGCCCAGTAGGTCCGGTCCCGCTGCACGAGTCAGTTCATCGCTACGTCGCGGCATGCGAGAACGTGCTGTGGTCACGCTCCGGACAACCCGTACGGGCATGGCTGCACGAGCGCGGTCTCAACGACGAGACACTGCGGGCGAACAGAGTCGGCGCCGATCCTGGACGAAGGCTGATGCAACGCCCCGGCGGCCTTCCCGTCGGTCGTTCACCCGCCGCGACCTTCCCCGCACTGACACCCACCGGGGCTGTCGCGTACGTCCAGACCCGCTACCTCGAGCCGGCCGGAGGACCGAAGTACGAGAACCCCGCGAGCAGACTCGGCACGAACCCGCGCCTCGCCTGGACAACTCCAGCGCAGTCAAGCGGGAGCAAGCGGCTCCTCGTGTGCGAAGGGATTCCTGACGCGCTCACCGCCGCCCAACAGGATCTCCGCTCCGTGGCAGTCCTCGGAGCCCAGGCGCCTGACGCCCGAGTTGCCGACACCCTCGTCGAGCACTGCGCCGGCCAGGGACTCCAGCTCGTCGCGGTCATAGACAACGACGATGCCGGTCGAGCCTGGGGCGCACGACTCCAGGATCTACTCGCCGAACGCGACACGACACTCGCCGTCGTGGAACCGCCGAACGGACTCGACCTCAACGCGTGGGCACTCGCCGAGCCCGCATGGTGGAGCAGCCTCGACGCCCCTTCGGCGGCGGTCGGCCTGCCCTCGGACCCCCTCGGCGTGGCGCCTATCGATCTGGGGCTCCAATGA
- a CDS encoding DUF87 domain-containing protein produces MANLRSLYPFHTDAGFGHRGPYMGVSVTGGMSAFHFDPFELYGTVLTNPNVIVVGEVGSGKSSTVKAFLARSIAVYGHRRFLAVIDPKGEYRPLAHALGIPVVKLHPGGSARLNPMDPRPGADPADVLARQSLAAGLVTAVLGRTLDPTEDALLGWAIHSLGQTGRGFTLADAIEAIRSPADDLIELARSTPLELSQAAAPVVFALDKLIHRSLRGMFDGSTTVSVDWADGPGIVIDLSAVYSDRDALPLVMMAATHWLTAVLQRRSERRVIQVIDEAWAAVLHGARHFQSSLKLARTYGVSTWLICHRPSDLTAQADDGTADAKIAAGLLADIQTRILLRQPSDQLHMAADLFGLNERETSLLGQLVRGRALWRLQQRGAVVHNVMSTSERRLFDTDAAMAT; encoded by the coding sequence ATGGCCAACCTGCGATCGCTGTACCCGTTTCACACCGACGCAGGGTTCGGTCACCGCGGGCCCTACATGGGGGTCTCGGTCACCGGAGGAATGAGCGCATTTCATTTCGACCCGTTCGAGCTCTACGGAACCGTTCTCACCAACCCCAACGTGATCGTGGTGGGTGAGGTCGGCTCAGGGAAGAGCTCGACGGTCAAGGCGTTCTTGGCCCGTTCGATCGCGGTGTACGGCCATCGGCGGTTCCTGGCCGTGATCGACCCCAAGGGCGAGTACCGGCCCCTGGCCCACGCTCTCGGGATCCCGGTGGTCAAGCTCCACCCCGGGGGATCGGCCCGACTGAACCCGATGGACCCGCGGCCCGGCGCTGATCCCGCCGATGTGCTGGCCCGTCAGTCCCTCGCCGCCGGGCTCGTGACCGCAGTGCTCGGCCGAACCCTTGACCCCACCGAGGATGCCCTCCTCGGCTGGGCCATCCACTCCCTCGGCCAGACCGGCCGAGGGTTCACCCTCGCCGATGCCATCGAAGCGATCCGCAGCCCCGCCGACGATCTCATCGAGCTCGCCAGATCCACTCCCCTCGAGCTTTCTCAGGCCGCGGCCCCCGTGGTGTTCGCGCTCGACAAGCTCATCCACCGATCCCTGCGCGGCATGTTCGACGGGTCGACCACGGTCTCGGTCGACTGGGCCGACGGCCCCGGGATCGTGATCGATCTCTCGGCGGTGTACTCCGACCGAGACGCGCTTCCGCTGGTGATGATGGCCGCCACCCACTGGCTCACCGCCGTGTTGCAGCGGCGAAGCGAACGACGTGTCATCCAGGTCATCGACGAGGCGTGGGCCGCCGTGCTCCACGGTGCCCGACACTTCCAGTCCTCGCTCAAGCTCGCGCGCACCTACGGGGTCTCGACGTGGCTCATCTGCCACCGACCCTCCGACCTCACCGCCCAAGCCGACGACGGCACCGCGGACGCCAAGATCGCCGCCGGGCTCCTCGCAGACATCCAGACCCGGATCCTGCTTCGCCAACCGAGCGACCAACTCCACATGGCCGCAGACCTGTTCGGACTGAACGAACGCGAGACCAGCCTCTTGGGCCAACTCGTACGGGGTCGTGCGCTCTGGCGGCTACAGCAACGCGGCGCAGTCGTGCACAACGTGATGTCCACCAGCGAACGACGCCTGTTCGACACCGACGCCGCCATGGCCACCTGA
- a CDS encoding peptidoglycan DD-metalloendopeptidase family protein, giving the protein MGAQVEPIAATIRELESGGDYTARAPGSSASGAYQFLDSSWAGYDGYPRAWLAPPEVQDVKAAELIATILAANAGDVTAVPVAWYLGHVPAPGSPEWDTVPAPGAGNRLTPRQYQIRWMATYQTLIGPDPHGATAPDRSTPSECIGVVGAVLPGGWSLPGPRDLLEQTADQFDNPHHDYPAWDWAIPTGTPIFAMRAGTVTALSTNPHNCYSQTGCVACGLGVTISDSDGVTWTYCHGSALNVGVGDRVEPGQQILTSGNSGNSTGPHLHLGISASGRARCPQALIGSLVLRGAGIDLASLASTGCTY; this is encoded by the coding sequence GTGGGCGCCCAGGTCGAACCGATCGCCGCCACGATCCGCGAGCTCGAATCTGGCGGCGACTACACCGCACGAGCTCCGGGCTCGAGCGCGTCGGGGGCCTATCAGTTCCTCGACTCCAGCTGGGCCGGCTACGACGGTTACCCACGTGCTTGGCTCGCCCCGCCCGAGGTGCAGGACGTCAAGGCTGCCGAGCTGATCGCCACGATTCTCGCCGCCAACGCTGGGGACGTCACCGCGGTGCCCGTCGCCTGGTATCTGGGTCACGTCCCCGCACCGGGCTCCCCAGAATGGGACACCGTCCCCGCCCCGGGAGCAGGGAATCGGCTCACGCCCCGCCAGTATCAAATCCGGTGGATGGCGACCTACCAGACCCTCATCGGACCGGACCCACACGGCGCCACCGCGCCCGACCGATCCACGCCGTCAGAGTGCATTGGCGTGGTCGGCGCAGTCCTGCCCGGCGGGTGGTCGCTGCCCGGACCCCGGGACCTGCTCGAGCAAACGGCCGATCAGTTCGACAACCCCCATCACGACTACCCCGCCTGGGATTGGGCCATCCCCACCGGCACACCGATCTTCGCGATGCGCGCCGGCACCGTTACCGCCCTCTCTACAAACCCCCACAACTGCTACAGCCAAACGGGCTGTGTCGCGTGCGGTCTCGGCGTCACCATCAGCGACAGCGACGGCGTCACCTGGACCTACTGCCATGGCAGCGCGCTCAACGTCGGTGTCGGCGATCGGGTCGAGCCCGGTCAGCAGATCCTCACCAGCGGCAACAGCGGCAACAGCACCGGACCCCACCTCCATCTGGGCATCAGCGCGTCCGGTCGCGCCCGCTGCCCCCAGGCGTTGATCGGCTCACTTGTCCTGCGAGGCGCAGGAATCGACCTGGCCTCGTTGGCGAGCACCGGGTGCACCTACTGA